From the Lolium rigidum isolate FL_2022 chromosome 2, APGP_CSIRO_Lrig_0.1, whole genome shotgun sequence genome, one window contains:
- the LOC124689646 gene encoding uncharacterized protein LOC124689646 yields the protein MGSKGNSDDLARASSAGTSSGDSGGGGGDTTPPSPPRIPVAPPPTSPSLGTGALSTSAPPLQPPLAPPRAADRDTDEGLDDDYMPEKEDGEGEDDGGWNWEQEEAEYTYGHLGEGELEDDADSQEPVEGELGYDQDRGENLRGPSDSEFFSILGMSVRRNIPDHIIRNGFVPLNKHDYFSCRHNWRLLLGHYRSFLPPSKDHRVLIGSFRRPYNYPRALRFQEPISDLILRSSNNYIIQEKIKILSKQYGLFRRTRSDGSCFYRALLFSYLENLGQMQDRQAEVIRLMECVEVSIKRIYQLEWGEAYFLNPKDNILSVVYEFYCLVNSVANGLTSDKLYERSLGETSSGNIIYFLRLLTEAEIRTHDIYKPFIPKDMHVLQFCWKKVRGMYAEAGAIQMRALTYALGIPLRVETVDRRKSTLGQDVRVKRLDFFNHSGLGKRPYYFVQSYHSSSTAHKSLERGSGDNLLSSDGAPLLTLLNRPGHCDILYPK from the exons ATGGGGTCCAAGGGAAATTCCGATGACCTTGCTCGGGCATCCAGCGCGGGAACTAGcagcggcgacagcggcggcggcggaggcgatacCACACCGCCGTCGCCACCACGGATTCCGGTGGCACCACCGCCCACGTCGCCCTCCCTCGGCACTGGGGCGCTTTCCACATCAGCACCCCCGCTTCAGCCGCCACTTGCCCCGCCGCGTGCCGCCGACAGGGATACG GATGAAGGACTGGATGATGATTATATGCCCGAAAAGGAAGATGGTGAAGGGGAAGATGACGGGGGCTGGAACTGGGAGCAGGAGGAAGCTGAGTACACCTATGGGCATCTGGGAGAAGGGGAACTAGAAGATGATGCCGATTCTCAGGAGCCTGTAGAAGGGGAACTAGGGTATGACCAGGATCGGGGAGAGAACCTCAGAGGACCATCTGATAGTGAATTCTTCTCTATATTGGGCATGAGTGTTCGAAGAAACATCCCAGATCATATTATTCGGAATGGCTTTGTTCCGCTCAACAAGCATGACTATTTTTCATGCCGCCATAACTGGAGACTGTTGCTGGGTCACTACAGAAGTTTCCTCCCACCATCAAAGGACCACCGTGTGCTCATTGGTAGTTTCCGACGTCCATATAATTATCCAAGGGCATTAAGATTCCAG GAACCAATCTCGGATTTGATTCTTCGATCTTCAAATAACTACATCATCCAGGAAAAGATCAAG ATTCTCAGTAAGCAGTATGGGCTCTTCAGAAGAACTCGGAGTGATGGCAGCTGTTTTTACAGAGCTTTACTGTTCTCTTACTTG GAGAACCTTGGACAAATGCAAGATAGGCAAGCTGAGGTTATTCGTTTGATGGAATGTGTTGAAGTATCTATAAAGAGGATCTATCAACTTGAGTGGGGAGAAGCATACTTCTTAAATCCCAAGGACAACATCTTATCTGTTGTTTAT GAGTTCTATTGTTTGGTCAACTCAGTTGCAAACGG CCTGACTTCTGACAAGCTGTATGAGAGAAGCCTTGGAGAGACCTCGTCAGGCAACA TTATTTATTTTCTTAGGTTGCTTACGGAGGCTGAGATCCGTACACACGATATCTACAAGCCATTTATCCCCAAAGATATGCATGTCCTCCAG TTCTGTTGGAAGAAGGTGCGTGGCATGTATGCTGAAGCCGGTGCTATACAGATGAGGGCTTTGACATATGCACTCGGCATACCTTTGCGTGTCGAAACTGTGGACAGAAGGAAGTCAACGTTGGGTCAAGATGTGCGAGTAAAGCGCCTTGATTTCTTCAATCATTCAGGCCTAGGGAAGAGGCCTTATTATTTTGTTCAAAGCTACCATTCCTCAAGTACAGCTCATAAGTCGCTGGAGCGGGGAAGCGGTGACAACTTGCTATCATCGGATGGCGCACCCTTGCTGACCTTGCTGAATAGGCCTGGGCACTGTGACATTCTTTATCCCAAGTGA